A genomic window from Atribacterota bacterium includes:
- a CDS encoding cobalamin-binding protein, with translation MIRRVWMVILSLYLLVFVWPVFSQEIILQDDWGREFHILNPAQRIVSLSPANTEVVFALGLGDRLIGVTNYCNYPEEAQEKEKVGNITEVDLEKVIRLEPDLVLAGSLTPREMVDKLEELGVRVFVLDAHTIDEVFGGLRKVAIIAGVRDKGEQLVQTLRDELVRITQKVNTLPVEKKPRLLHVIWHDPIWTTGRNTFVDEFIRLGGGLNVVSDLEGYVTLSLEEFLRRNPDIITVVSTHGSEAVSYEFLLSDERLRAIRAIQEGKVFLVDSDLVSRPGPRVIEAVSVFARVLHPEIFGIYESPTK, from the coding sequence ATGATTCGTCGAGTCTGGATGGTCATTTTGAGTTTGTATCTTTTGGTATTTGTGTGGCCGGTTTTTTCTCAGGAAATAATTTTGCAGGACGATTGGGGTAGAGAATTCCACATTTTAAACCCTGCACAGCGCATTGTTTCTCTTTCTCCAGCTAATACTGAAGTTGTCTTTGCTCTGGGTCTGGGAGACCGGCTGATTGGTGTAACCAACTATTGCAATTATCCCGAGGAAGCACAGGAAAAAGAAAAGGTTGGTAATATAACTGAAGTGGACCTGGAAAAAGTGATCCGTCTGGAACCAGACCTTGTGCTGGCGGGCTCACTAACCCCTCGAGAAATGGTTGATAAGCTCGAAGAATTGGGAGTTAGGGTTTTTGTCCTTGATGCACATACCATTGACGAAGTTTTCGGGGGTCTCAGAAAGGTAGCGATTATCGCCGGGGTAAGGGATAAAGGAGAGCAACTCGTTCAAACCTTAAGGGATGAGCTGGTGCGTATCACGCAGAAAGTGAATACGCTTCCTGTGGAGAAAAAACCGCGTCTTTTGCATGTGATCTGGCATGACCCCATCTGGACCACAGGAAGAAATACCTTTGTCGACGAATTCATTCGACTCGGAGGAGGATTGAACGTGGTTTCTGACCTTGAGGGGTACGTCACGTTGAGCTTAGAAGAATTCCTGCGCAGAAACCCCGATATCATCACTGTGGTGAGTACCCATGGTAGTGAGGCGGTTTCCTACGAGTTTCTCCTTTCGGATGAACGTTTACGAGCAATCAGAGCAATTCAGGAAGGGAAAGTTTTTCTTGTCGATAGCGATCTTGTTTCTCGGCCTGGACCGAGGGTTATCGAAGCAGTATCGGTTTTCGCCCGAGTTTTACATCCTGAGATTTTTGGTATTTATGAATCACCGACAAAGTAA
- a CDS encoding iron ABC transporter permease has protein sequence MNHRQSKRALALFSLILAGIFLSIWFAAGVGEGRYRLLDSMALFSPSRLSATEKTILLRVRLPRVVLSFMVGGGLAMCGAVLQGIFQNPLVDPYVLGVSSGAALGAVIAILSHVYFGLFTVPLFAFLVAMLTAFLVFRLSLLGKKMPLEVLLLAGIAMGFLLSAFISLGMFIAGENLHQVVFWTMGGLWGRGWLEVKMISPFFVIGVPFLFFFARELNTFLLGEKVARSLGVDVEGVKRWLILAVSLIVAACVSVSGVIGFVGLLVPHILRLLGYQDHRFLLPLALFLGGMVLLFADTLARTILYPVELPVGIIMSILGAPFFIYLLRRKRREM, from the coding sequence ATGAATCACCGACAAAGTAAACGGGCGCTTGCCCTTTTTTCCTTGATTCTTGCTGGCATATTCCTCAGCATATGGTTTGCGGCGGGGGTGGGGGAGGGACGTTATCGTCTTTTGGATTCGATGGCTCTTTTTTCTCCTTCTCGCCTTTCTGCCACCGAAAAGACCATTCTGTTAAGGGTGCGCTTACCCCGGGTGGTGCTCTCGTTTATGGTGGGTGGGGGACTTGCTATGTGTGGAGCTGTCTTGCAGGGTATCTTTCAAAATCCTCTGGTGGATCCCTATGTTCTGGGAGTGAGTTCAGGAGCAGCTCTGGGGGCGGTCATCGCCATTCTGAGTCATGTGTACTTTGGACTTTTTACGGTCCCCCTTTTTGCTTTTCTTGTAGCTATGTTGACGGCTTTTCTTGTTTTTCGCCTGAGTCTTTTGGGCAAAAAGATGCCTCTTGAAGTCCTCCTTTTGGCTGGTATCGCCATGGGGTTTCTGCTCTCGGCATTCATTTCCCTGGGGATGTTCATTGCTGGAGAAAATCTCCATCAGGTGGTGTTCTGGACCATGGGAGGACTCTGGGGTCGGGGATGGCTTGAAGTCAAGATGATTTCCCCATTCTTTGTGATAGGAGTTCCCTTTCTTTTCTTCTTTGCTCGGGAACTCAACACCTTTCTTTTGGGAGAGAAGGTTGCTCGGAGTCTCGGAGTCGATGTGGAGGGGGTCAAACGGTGGTTAATTCTGGCGGTTTCGCTGATTGTGGCTGCCTGCGTCTCGGTGAGTGGGGTCATTGGATTTGTGGGGCTCCTTGTTCCCCATATTCTGAGGCTTTTGGGCTATCAGGACCATCGCTTCCTTTTGCCCCTGGCTTTGTTTCTTGGAGGGATGGTGCTTCTTTTTGCCGATACGCTGGCGCGGACCATTTTGTATCCAGTGGAGTTACCAGTAGGAATTATTATGAGTATCCTGGGGGCACCTTTTTTCATTTATCTTCTCCGTCGCAAAAGGAGAGAGATGTGA